A stretch of the Planktothricoides raciborskii GIHE-MW2 genome encodes the following:
- a CDS encoding serine protease, giving the protein MTRKFAIRLLIRIFLSIIFWLFLEITEFKLSINLPTISPPIGSDRVAEIAQQVTVRIFTKDSAGSGVIIQQQQHNSTILYTVLTNRHVVEDSTGTDYHILTQDGAIHPAQWISPEKFGNLDIALVKFSSSRSYPVVKLLENRQLWVGDLLYAAGFPNWQWHDETQTRINNTRDWGLKAFRLTTGRLAMQLDRPLEEGYQIGYTNEIESGMSGGPILNQHGYLVGINGRLKYPLGGIDTFKFTDGKFPRWSEFKQMERLSWGIPIETVLGFLDSEKPRNRVSFLPPTVNPTAVFFLTKPRSGEAFRYLG; this is encoded by the coding sequence ATGACCAGAAAATTTGCCATCCGGCTACTAATCAGAATATTCCTCTCGATTATCTTCTGGCTATTCCTAGAAATTACCGAATTTAAACTCAGCATCAATTTACCAACTATATCACCACCAATAGGCAGCGATCGCGTCGCAGAAATCGCCCAACAAGTCACCGTCAGAATTTTCACCAAAGATAGTGCTGGTTCCGGGGTAATTATTCAACAGCAACAGCATAATTCTACCATATTATATACCGTATTAACCAATCGCCATGTAGTAGAAGATTCAACGGGTACTGACTATCATATTTTAACCCAAGATGGGGCAATTCATCCCGCCCAATGGATTTCTCCAGAGAAATTTGGCAACTTAGATATTGCCCTAGTTAAATTTAGCAGTTCCCGGTCTTATCCCGTAGTTAAATTACTGGAAAATCGGCAACTTTGGGTCGGAGATTTGCTTTACGCTGCCGGATTTCCTAATTGGCAATGGCATGACGAAACCCAAACCAGAATTAACAATACTCGCGACTGGGGATTAAAAGCATTTCGGTTAACCACCGGCAGATTAGCCATGCAATTAGACCGTCCCCTAGAAGAAGGATATCAAATCGGTTATACTAATGAGATTGAATCAGGAATGAGTGGCGGCCCGATTTTAAATCAGCATGGTTATTTAGTGGGAATTAATGGTCGGTTAAAATATCCTTTAGGGGGGATTGACACTTTTAAATTTACTGATGGTAAATTTCCCCGTTGGTCAGAGTTTAAGCAAATGGAACGATTAAGTTGGGGCATTCCCATAGAAACCGTATTGGGGTTTCTTGATTCTGAGAAACCCAGAAACCGGGTTTCTTTTTTGCCACCAACAGTTAACCCTACAGCGGTTTTCTTTCTTACTAAACCGCGATCGGGCGAAGCCTTCCGGTATTTGGGTTAA
- the sixA gene encoding phosphohistidine phosphatase SixA, which translates to MQLYMIRHGIAADATEFVKDADRALTPEGDRKTAKVAKQLHKMQIHFDLILTSPLLRAQQTAKILQEAGLSAKIEESPHLAPAGEIKDWLKWLEPKKEKGCNSLAIVGHQPNLGHWAEILLWGETADALVVKKAGIIGLTLPDLGSPIARSELFWFTSPKLLIFDP; encoded by the coding sequence ATGCAACTGTATATGATTCGGCATGGGATTGCTGCAGATGCGACGGAATTTGTCAAAGACGCAGACCGAGCATTGACCCCAGAAGGCGATCGCAAAACGGCAAAAGTCGCCAAACAATTACATAAAATGCAGATTCACTTCGATCTGATCTTAACCAGTCCCCTACTGCGAGCCCAACAAACCGCAAAAATACTTCAAGAGGCTGGTTTGTCAGCAAAAATTGAAGAATCTCCTCACCTAGCGCCCGCAGGAGAAATCAAAGATTGGTTAAAGTGGCTAGAACCCAAGAAAGAAAAAGGATGTAACTCTTTGGCGATCGTCGGGCATCAGCCAAATTTAGGCCACTGGGCGGAAATTTTACTCTGGGGAGAAACTGCCGATGCTTTAGTGGTGAAAAAAGCGGGAATTATCGGCTTAACCTTGCCAGACCTGGGTTCGCCGATCGCTCGGAGTGAGTTATTTTGGTTCACTTCGCCAAAATTGTTAATTTTTGATCCGTAA
- a CDS encoding citrate synthase: MTGDNAKRNLEFKPGLEGVPVTLSGISFVDGLNGILEYRGIPITDLANHSSFVETSYLLIWGHLPNEQELKDFEHEIRYHRRIKYRIRDMMKCFPETGHPMDALQACAAALGLFYSRRALDNPQYIRDAVVRLLAKIPTMVAAFDMMRKGNDPIQPRDDLDYSANFLYMLTEREPDPLSAQVFDICLTLHAEHTINASTFSARVTASTLTDPYAVVASAVGTLAGPLHGGANEEVLTMLEEIGSVENVRPYVEKCIETKSKIMGFGHRVYKVKDPRSTILQNLAEKLFEKFGHDEYYEIALELEKVVHEKMGQKGIYANVDFYSGLVYRKLGIPSDLFTPIFAIARVAGWLAHWKEQLNENRIYRPTQIYTGSHNAEYVSLHERPTGNDRDSVNF; this comes from the coding sequence ATGACGGGCGACAACGCTAAAAGAAATCTCGAGTTCAAACCTGGCCTAGAAGGTGTCCCAGTTACTCTCTCCGGTATCAGTTTCGTGGATGGACTTAATGGGATTTTGGAGTACCGGGGAATTCCCATTACAGACTTGGCTAACCATAGTTCGTTTGTCGAAACTTCCTATCTATTAATTTGGGGGCATCTGCCCAACGAGCAAGAACTCAAGGATTTTGAGCATGAAATCCGTTACCACCGACGGATTAAATACCGGATTCGGGACATGATGAAATGCTTTCCCGAAACTGGTCATCCAATGGACGCACTGCAAGCTTGTGCCGCCGCCCTGGGCTTATTTTACTCTCGGCGAGCCTTAGATAATCCCCAATATATCCGGGATGCGGTGGTGAGACTATTAGCCAAAATCCCGACAATGGTCGCCGCTTTTGACATGATGCGGAAAGGGAACGATCCCATCCAGCCCCGTGATGATTTGGATTATTCCGCCAATTTTCTCTATATGTTGACGGAACGGGAACCAGACCCACTCTCCGCCCAAGTATTTGATATTTGCTTAACCTTGCACGCGGAACATACCATTAATGCTTCTACGTTCTCCGCTAGAGTCACCGCCTCTACCCTAACTGACCCGTATGCGGTGGTAGCCTCTGCGGTAGGAACTTTGGCAGGCCCATTGCACGGTGGGGCGAATGAAGAAGTGCTGACAATGTTAGAAGAAATTGGTTCGGTGGAAAATGTTCGCCCGTATGTGGAGAAATGTATCGAAACCAAATCTAAGATTATGGGATTTGGACACCGAGTTTATAAGGTGAAAGATCCTCGTTCCACGATCTTACAAAACTTGGCCGAAAAATTGTTTGAAAAGTTTGGCCATGATGAGTATTACGAAATTGCCCTGGAACTGGAAAAAGTCGTTCACGAAAAAATGGGACAAAAGGGCATTTATGCTAATGTGGACTTCTATTCTGGTCTGGTTTATCGCAAATTAGGAATTCCATCGGATTTATTTACCCCGATTTTTGCGATCGCCCGTGTCGCTGGTTGGTTAGCCCACTGGAAAGAACAACTGAATGAAAACCGGATTTATCGTCCGACCCAAATTTACACAGGTTCTCATAATGCCGAATATGTGTCACTGCATGAACGCCCAACAGGGAACGATCGCGATTCGGTCAATTTTTGA
- a CDS encoding HAD family hydrolase, whose amino-acid sequence MTCLPLSAAIACNFHHDVRLVATDFDGTLTKCGKITADLLQSLTDLADAGFSVLIVTGRSAGWVNGLATYLPVIGAIAENGGVFFSHRDTDPPVILSAIADLSEHKLKLAQTFASLQEKFPQIQESADNRFRLTDWTFDVHGLSYEDLQRINAFCQQAGWGFTYSSIQCHIKLATQEKGSALQKLLSLHFPEYSPQQVLTVGDSPNDESLFNSSLFPLSVGVGNLWEYLPRLTHTPAYITQEKEVEGFRKLVRCLTNAS is encoded by the coding sequence ATGACCTGTTTACCTTTATCGGCAGCGATCGCCTGTAATTTTCATCACGATGTCCGTTTAGTGGCAACGGATTTTGATGGCACTTTGACAAAATGCGGGAAAATTACCGCTGATTTACTCCAAAGTTTAACAGATTTGGCCGATGCGGGATTTTCGGTTTTGATTGTCACGGGGCGATCGGCTGGGTGGGTGAATGGGTTAGCAACTTATTTGCCCGTCATAGGGGCGATCGCCGAAAATGGCGGAGTATTTTTTTCCCACCGAGACACGGATCCGCCAGTGATTTTAAGTGCGATCGCTGACCTGTCAGAACATAAACTCAAGTTAGCCCAAACTTTTGCCAGTTTGCAAGAGAAATTTCCCCAAATTCAAGAAAGTGCCGATAATCGGTTTCGTTTAACCGATTGGACATTTGATGTTCACGGACTTAGCTACGAAGATTTACAAAGAATCAATGCATTCTGTCAGCAAGCTGGTTGGGGATTTACCTACAGTTCTATTCAATGTCACATTAAACTCGCTACTCAAGAAAAAGGCAGCGCTTTACAAAAATTATTATCCTTACATTTTCCCGAATATTCACCCCAACAAGTTCTCACCGTGGGGGATAGTCCCAACGATGAAAGCTTATTTAATTCGTCGTTATTTCCCCTTTCCGTTGGGGTGGGGAATTTGTGGGAATATCTGCCTCGTCTCACCCATACACCCGCCTATATAACTCAGGAAAAAGAAGTGGAAGGATTTCGGAAGTTAGTGCGATGTTTAACTAATGCTTCTTAG
- a CDS encoding EVE domain-containing protein — protein MAYWLFQGNPKYYKVTQAIQDFEEMLWLVTRYGKEIAVGDEVIIWMAGNDAGIYAIAEIIEPAQFRSEVSDRDYWLDKTRIGIKPQAKIRFTKKFLEKPLLRSTLKEDPLLQKLLVIRAPNSTNYKINSDEWQAVMKLLSVK, from the coding sequence ATGGCTTACTGGCTATTTCAAGGAAATCCTAAATATTATAAAGTGACTCAGGCGATTCAAGATTTTGAGGAAATGTTATGGTTAGTGACTCGTTACGGGAAAGAAATTGCCGTGGGTGATGAGGTGATAATTTGGATGGCGGGAAACGATGCGGGAATATACGCGATCGCCGAAATTATTGAACCTGCCCAATTCCGTTCTGAAGTGAGCGATCGCGACTATTGGCTGGATAAAACTCGCATAGGAATTAAGCCCCAAGCGAAAATTCGTTTCACCAAAAAATTCTTAGAAAAGCCTCTATTACGCAGTACATTAAAAGAAGACCCACTATTGCAAAAGTTATTAGTTATCCGTGCCCCAAATAGCACCAATTATAAGATTAATTCCGACGAATGGCAAGCAGTGATGAAGTTACTTTCTGTTAAATAA
- a CDS encoding PD-(D/E)XK nuclease family protein: MLIRLSQTYLNHLETCPRKFQLIYLEQLSSPISPDQEEKLAWGKQFHLLMQQRELGLSVELLFQADPKMWESFQAIAQGAPEIFLPSPNSATFRQAEHLRTWKIENFLLTVVYDLLIAEESSAQIIDWKTYPRPPVRQKVAENWQTRLYLLVLAETSDYLPEQLSMTYWFVESARDQGSEKNLHDHRDGRFPPGSLRESRSSQCLKFISDRQQHEQTKQDLSQLLTKLQRWLKDYENGQPFPQVPENSGKCQNCQFSVICKRD, encoded by the coding sequence ATGCTAATTCGCCTATCCCAAACTTATCTCAATCATTTAGAAACTTGTCCAAGAAAATTTCAGCTAATTTATCTAGAACAACTCAGTTCGCCTATTAGTCCAGACCAAGAAGAAAAGTTAGCTTGGGGAAAACAATTTCACTTGCTAATGCAGCAGAGAGAATTAGGTTTATCCGTAGAACTTTTATTTCAGGCTGACCCAAAAATGTGGGAGTCTTTTCAGGCGATCGCCCAAGGGGCGCCGGAGATTTTTTTACCCAGTCCTAATTCTGCCACTTTTCGCCAAGCTGAACATCTCAGAACCTGGAAAATTGAGAATTTTTTATTAACAGTGGTTTATGACTTATTAATTGCCGAAGAAAGCAGCGCCCAAATTATTGATTGGAAAACCTATCCGCGTCCCCCAGTCCGGCAAAAAGTGGCGGAAAATTGGCAAACTCGTCTCTATTTATTGGTGTTAGCAGAAACTAGCGATTATTTGCCAGAACAGCTATCAATGACTTATTGGTTTGTGGAGTCGGCAAGAGACCAAGGCAGTGAGAAAAATCTTCACGATCATCGTGATGGGCGATTCCCTCCGGGATCGCTGCGCGAATCGCGGTCTAGCCAATGTTTAAAATTTATCAGCGATCGACAACAACACGAACAAACCAAACAAGACCTCAGCCAACTTTTAACCAAGTTACAACGCTGGTTAAAAGACTATGAAAACGGCCAACCATTTCCCCAAGTTCCCGAAAATTCCGGCAAATGTCAAAATTGCCAATTTTCTGTCATTTGTAAGCGCGATTAA
- the rnc gene encoding ribonuclease III: MSELPKFNNQSLLDQALTHRSYVNEHPEIAEDNERLEFLGDAVLGFLIGDFLYKNYPDMSEAQLTRMRSALVEEKQLATLARELKLGSKMRLGQGAIKDGARDNPSLLCDTFEAMIGAYYLDSNITSVRAYVKRLFTPVVKSIALPQVDENPKHLIDPKNRFQQWSLDKFGKNPEYVIVKESGPDHAKEFTAEVRVKGKVYGSGIGRRKQDAEKNAAENALKNLKVDG; encoded by the coding sequence ATGTCAGAACTGCCTAAATTTAACAATCAGTCACTATTAGATCAAGCCTTGACTCACCGTTCTTATGTGAACGAACACCCGGAAATTGCGGAAGATAATGAGCGGCTAGAGTTTCTCGGTGACGCGGTACTCGGTTTTCTGATTGGCGATTTTTTGTACAAAAATTATCCCGATATGAGCGAAGCCCAATTAACTCGGATGCGTTCCGCTTTAGTGGAGGAAAAGCAATTAGCGACCTTAGCACGGGAACTAAAATTAGGGTCAAAGATGCGCCTGGGTCAAGGGGCAATTAAAGATGGAGCCAGGGATAATCCTTCTTTACTTTGTGATACGTTTGAAGCGATGATCGGCGCTTACTATCTGGACTCTAATATTACATCCGTTCGGGCTTATGTTAAACGGCTATTTACTCCGGTAGTAAAAAGCATTGCCTTGCCCCAAGTTGATGAAAATCCCAAACATTTGATTGACCCTAAAAATCGGTTTCAGCAATGGTCTTTGGACAAATTTGGGAAAAATCCTGAGTATGTGATTGTTAAAGAGTCAGGGCCTGATCATGCTAAGGAATTTACGGCGGAAGTGCGGGTGAAGGGTAAGGTTTATGGGTCGGGAATAGGTCGTCGTAAACAAGATGCGGAAAAAAATGCCGCAGAAAATGCCCTGAAAAATTTGAAAGTTGACGGTTAA
- the tkt gene encoding transketolase has translation MAVATKPSLEELCINSIRFLAIDAVEKAKSGHPGLPMGAAPMAFVLWDRFMRFNPKNPQWFNRDRFVLSAGHGCMLQYALLYLTGYDSVTIDDIKQFRQWGSKTPGHPENFETPGVEVTTGPLGQGIANGVGLAMAEAHLAAKFNKPDCTIVDHYTYVILGDGCNMEGVSGEACSLAGHLGLGKLIALYDDNHISIDGDTSISFTEDVGKRFEAYGWHVQEVADGNTDLAAIEKAIAAAKAVTDKPSLIKVRTTIGYGSPNKGNTAGVHGAALGADEVKFTRENLGWEYEPFELPADALSHFRKAIERGAASEAEWSQTFATYKAKYAADAAEFERMIAGKLPEGWEKVLPTYTPADKGVATRKHSEITLNALAPAIPELIGGSADLTHSNLTLMKVSGDFQKGAYHNRNLRFGVREHGMGAICNGLALHNSGLIPYGATFLVFADYMRAAIRLSALSEAGVIWVMTHDSIALGEDGPTHQPVETIASLRVIPNLLVMRPADGNETSGAYKVAIENRKRPTLLALTRQNLPNLAGSSIEGVAKGAYIVVDCDGTPDIILIGTGSEVSLCVDAAEKLTAEGHKVRVVSMPCWELFDEQDEAYRESVLPKAVTKRLAVEAASSFGWCRYVGSAGATVTIDGFGASAPGDIIMDKMGFTVDNVVAKAKAL, from the coding sequence ATGGCCGTTGCAACTAAACCATCACTCGAAGAACTTTGTATTAATTCAATTCGCTTTCTGGCCATTGACGCGGTAGAAAAGGCGAAGTCAGGCCACCCAGGTCTGCCAATGGGTGCCGCTCCTATGGCATTTGTGCTTTGGGATCGTTTTATGCGGTTCAATCCCAAAAATCCCCAATGGTTCAACCGCGATCGCTTTGTCCTGTCTGCCGGACATGGCTGTATGTTGCAATACGCCTTGCTTTACCTCACTGGCTACGACAGCGTAACCATTGACGACATTAAGCAATTCCGTCAATGGGGTTCCAAAACTCCCGGACACCCAGAAAACTTTGAAACTCCTGGGGTGGAAGTGACTACCGGACCCCTGGGACAAGGAATTGCCAACGGCGTGGGTTTGGCAATGGCGGAAGCTCATTTAGCCGCCAAGTTTAACAAGCCAGATTGCACTATTGTAGACCACTACACCTATGTCATCCTCGGTGATGGTTGCAATATGGAAGGTGTCTCTGGAGAAGCTTGCTCACTGGCCGGACACCTCGGCCTGGGCAAACTGATTGCCCTCTACGATGATAACCATATCTCCATCGACGGTGATACCAGTATCTCCTTTACCGAAGATGTGGGTAAGCGCTTTGAAGCTTATGGTTGGCACGTTCAAGAAGTCGCCGATGGCAATACCGACCTGGCCGCCATTGAAAAAGCGATCGCCGCCGCTAAAGCCGTCACCGACAAGCCTTCTTTAATTAAAGTCAGAACCACCATCGGCTACGGTTCCCCCAACAAGGGCAATACCGCTGGCGTTCACGGGGCTGCCCTCGGTGCCGATGAAGTCAAATTTACCCGCGAAAACCTCGGTTGGGAATACGAACCCTTTGAGTTGCCAGCAGATGCACTGAGCCATTTCCGTAAGGCGATCGAGCGGGGTGCTGCCTCCGAAGCTGAGTGGAGTCAAACTTTTGCCACTTATAAAGCCAAGTATGCTGCTGATGCTGCCGAATTCGAGCGCATGATCGCTGGCAAGTTACCCGAAGGCTGGGAAAAAGTTCTACCCACCTATACCCCCGCAGACAAGGGAGTGGCCACCCGCAAACATTCGGAAATTACTCTGAATGCTTTAGCCCCGGCAATTCCTGAACTGATTGGTGGTTCCGCTGACCTGACCCACTCCAACCTGACTTTAATGAAAGTCTCTGGAGATTTCCAAAAAGGTGCCTACCACAATCGTAACCTCCGCTTTGGCGTCCGCGAGCATGGCATGGGTGCCATTTGTAATGGTCTAGCCCTGCACAACTCTGGGTTAATTCCTTACGGTGCTACCTTCTTGGTGTTTGCTGACTATATGCGGGCCGCCATCCGTCTGTCTGCCCTGTCTGAAGCGGGCGTGATTTGGGTGATGACCCACGACTCCATCGCCCTGGGTGAAGATGGCCCCACCCACCAGCCCGTAGAAACCATTGCCTCCCTGCGCGTGATTCCCAATTTGTTGGTGATGCGTCCCGCTGATGGTAATGAAACCTCTGGCGCTTATAAGGTGGCGATCGAAAATCGCAAGCGTCCCACCCTGTTGGCCCTGACCCGGCAAAATCTGCCCAACTTGGCTGGCAGTTCTATTGAAGGTGTGGCTAAAGGTGCTTATATCGTCGTGGACTGCGATGGCACCCCTGACATTATCCTGATCGGCACTGGCAGCGAAGTCAGCCTTTGTGTGGATGCTGCTGAGAAGTTAACCGCTGAAGGCCATAAAGTTCGCGTGGTTTCTATGCCTTGCTGGGAACTGTTCGACGAGCAAGACGAAGCTTATCGCGAATCCGTCCTGCCCAAGGCCGTGACCAAGCGCTTGGCGGTAGAAGCTGCCTCTAGCTTTGGCTGGTGTCGTTATGTGGGTTCTGCCGGTGCTACCGTGACTATTGATGGTTTCGGTGCCTCCGCTCCTGGTGATATTATCATGGACAAAATGGGCTTCACTGTGGATAATGTGGTGGCGAAAGCTAAGGCTCTCTAA
- the fabF gene encoding beta-ketoacyl-ACP synthase II, with protein sequence MTNFERKRVVVTGLGAITPIGNTLEEYWQGLLTGRNGIDRITLFDPSNHACRIAGEVKGFDPGEYLDRKEIKRMDRFAQFGVSASLQAIADAQFKINDLNAEQVGVIIGSGIGGIKVLEDQQTVYLNKGPSKCSPFMIPMMIANMAAGLTAIHTGAKGPNTCTVTACAAGSHAVGDAFRLIQGGYAQAMICGGAEAAVTPLSVAGFASARALSTRNDDPKKACRPFDRDRDGFVMGEGAGILLLEELEYALARGAKIYAEIVGYGMTCDAHHITSPSPGGEGASRAINLALKDAGITPDQVSYINAHGTSTPANDPTETSAIKTALGEHAKKVAVSSTKSMTGHLLGGSGGIEAVATAMAIASDEVPPTINLDNPDPECDLDYVPNQSRSMKVDVALSNSFGFGGHNVTLVFKKYQ encoded by the coding sequence ATGACCAATTTTGAACGGAAACGTGTTGTTGTTACGGGTCTCGGTGCGATTACGCCCATTGGGAATACCCTGGAAGAGTATTGGCAAGGGTTACTGACAGGGCGTAATGGTATTGACCGAATTACCTTGTTCGATCCATCTAATCATGCCTGCCGCATTGCCGGTGAGGTGAAGGGATTTGATCCAGGTGAATATTTGGATCGCAAGGAAATTAAACGGATGGACAGATTTGCCCAGTTTGGGGTTTCTGCCAGTTTGCAGGCGATCGCTGATGCACAGTTCAAGATCAATGACCTGAACGCGGAACAGGTGGGTGTGATTATTGGCAGCGGCATTGGCGGGATTAAGGTCCTCGAAGATCAGCAAACGGTTTATTTGAATAAAGGGCCGTCTAAATGTAGTCCGTTTATGATTCCGATGATGATCGCTAATATGGCCGCAGGCTTGACGGCAATTCACACCGGGGCAAAAGGCCCGAATACTTGCACGGTGACTGCTTGTGCTGCCGGATCTCATGCGGTAGGCGATGCCTTTCGGTTGATTCAAGGAGGCTATGCTCAGGCAATGATTTGCGGCGGCGCCGAAGCAGCGGTGACTCCCTTGTCTGTGGCCGGTTTTGCCTCTGCCCGCGCTTTGTCAACTCGCAATGATGACCCCAAAAAAGCTTGTCGTCCTTTCGATCGCGATCGCGATGGCTTTGTCATGGGCGAAGGTGCAGGCATTTTACTTTTGGAAGAGTTGGAGTATGCCCTAGCCCGTGGTGCCAAAATCTATGCGGAAATCGTCGGCTATGGCATGACTTGTGATGCTCACCATATTACTTCTCCCTCTCCCGGAGGCGAAGGCGCCAGTCGTGCGATTAATTTGGCCCTGAAAGATGCGGGCATTACCCCAGACCAAGTGAGCTATATCAATGCTCACGGCACCAGTACCCCCGCTAACGATCCCACCGAAACCTCAGCCATTAAAACCGCTTTAGGGGAACACGCCAAAAAAGTGGCTGTTAGTTCCACTAAGTCTATGACCGGCCACTTGTTAGGGGGCTCCGGTGGTATAGAAGCGGTGGCTACGGCAATGGCGATCGCCTCGGATGAAGTCCCACCGACCATTAATTTGGACAATCCAGATCCCGAATGCGACCTGGACTATGTACCTAATCAAAGTCGGTCGATGAAAGTTGACGTTGCCCTGTCTAATTCCTTTGGGTTTGGCGGTCACAACGTCACCCTGGTGTTTAAAAAGTACCAGTGA
- the acpP gene encoding acyl carrier protein: MSQDDIFAKVKEIVADQLSIEDSDKIKPESNFANDLGADSLDVVELVMALEEEFDIEIPDEAAEGIATVQAAVDYIKEQVAAKA; the protein is encoded by the coding sequence ATGAGTCAAGATGACATTTTTGCAAAAGTAAAAGAAATCGTCGCCGATCAACTGTCAATTGAAGATTCTGACAAGATCAAGCCAGAATCTAATTTCGCTAACGATCTCGGCGCCGACTCCCTGGATGTGGTTGAGTTGGTGATGGCCTTAGAAGAAGAGTTTGACATCGAAATCCCCGACGAAGCAGCGGAAGGAATTGCCACGGTGCAAGCAGCAGTTGACTACATCAAAGAACAAGTGGCAGCCAAAGCATAA
- a CDS encoding CoB--CoM heterodisulfide reductase iron-sulfur subunit B family protein, translating into MPSPTLKYAYFPGCVSQGAARELYQSTAALTEALGIELIELKKASCCGSGTFKEDSRLLEDTVNARNIALAEQLKLPLLTHCSTCQGVIGHVDERLKEFQSTDPAYVEKINGLLAKEGCAPYQGTTEVKHLLWALVTDYGLEELQKRVKRSLVGANGRSPLRCAAFYGCYLLRAQKTLPYDDPYAPESMENVFRAIGAEPIYYRGRIQCCGWPISSYAPEKSFKMAGTHLLEALEKGADCIVTPCPLCHLNLDSRQPEVAKAIGQTLDLPVLHLPQLVGLAVGIEPKQLGLDRHVVSTRSVLDKLGF; encoded by the coding sequence ATGCCATCTCCAACCTTGAAATATGCCTATTTTCCCGGCTGCGTTTCCCAAGGGGCAGCCCGAGAGCTTTATCAGTCTACTGCCGCACTGACCGAAGCCCTCGGTATTGAACTAATTGAATTAAAAAAAGCTTCTTGCTGCGGTTCTGGCACCTTTAAAGAAGATTCTCGGTTGCTCGAAGATACGGTCAATGCCCGCAACATCGCTTTAGCCGAGCAACTTAAACTGCCCCTATTGACTCATTGCAGCACTTGTCAAGGGGTAATCGGTCATGTAGACGAACGACTGAAAGAATTTCAGAGTACAGACCCCGCTTATGTAGAAAAAATTAACGGTTTACTAGCTAAGGAAGGCTGTGCCCCCTATCAAGGCACTACAGAAGTCAAGCATCTACTCTGGGCTTTAGTCACAGATTACGGACTCGAAGAATTACAAAAACGAGTCAAGCGATCGCTCGTAGGGGCGAACGGCCGTTCGCCCCTACGATGTGCCGCTTTCTACGGCTGCTATCTCCTGCGGGCACAAAAAACCCTGCCCTATGACGATCCTTATGCACCGGAATCTATGGAAAATGTGTTTCGAGCGATCGGGGCTGAACCTATTTATTACCGAGGCCGAATTCAATGCTGTGGCTGGCCAATTTCCAGCTATGCCCCGGAAAAATCTTTTAAAATGGCCGGGACTCATCTGCTAGAAGCCTTGGAAAAAGGCGCTGATTGTATCGTCACTCCTTGTCCTTTGTGTCATCTCAACCTAGACTCCCGTCAACCAGAAGTGGCTAAGGCGATCGGACAGACCTTAGATTTGCCCGTATTACATTTGCCGCAATTGGTCGGACTGGCGGTAGGAATTGAACCAAAACAATTAGGCTTAGACCGTCATGTGGTTTCCACCCGGTCAGTTTTGGACAAGCTAGGCTTCTAG
- the psaC gene encoding photosystem I iron-sulfur center protein PsaC, with the protein MSHAVKIYDTCIGCTQCVRACPLDVLEMVPWDGCKAGQIASSPRTEDCVGCKRCETACPTDFLSIRVYLGAETTRSMGLAY; encoded by the coding sequence ATGTCTCATGCCGTAAAAATCTATGACACCTGCATTGGTTGCACTCAGTGCGTTCGTGCTTGCCCTCTAGATGTTTTGGAAATGGTGCCCTGGGATGGCTGTAAAGCTGGCCAGATTGCTTCATCTCCCCGCACAGAAGACTGTGTTGGCTGCAAGCGGTGTGAAACTGCCTGCCCGACCGACTTTCTGAGCATCCGCGTCTATCTAGGAGCCGAGACTACTCGCAGTATGGGTCTGGCTTATTAA